GCCACCCGCCTCACCTGGTCAGCCTTATCAGAGGTCCAGGACAGAATCTGGAACCACAATTAGAACAAGACTCAATGTTTGGTCTGGGGAAGCGTTTGGTGAGCCAGGAGAGGATTTCTGTGCTTCATCCTGAGAAGCAGCCTATGGGGCACGAGTGCTAGAGTTTCAACCCCATGCTTTTGCTGACCAGGTAAGTGGCTTTGGGCAAACTACCAaaccttctgtgcctcagtttcctctgtaAAAGTGCACTAATACTGGGTACTGAGGTAATAGGGGCAGGTTAAGTCACCAAAAGGGCCGCAGAACCtctggggggtgggcagcatcCTTTGGCTAAAAgtctcctgctgcctcctgctggTGAGCCCCCTCTGCCAGCTGGGTCCTCTGGTGACACGGGGCTTCCAGATGGAGGCTGCCCACCCTCACACCTGTAGAGCCTGGccggaagaggaggaagaagtcCTCAGGCTCCAGGCACAGCCAGGAGTAGAGGGATTAATTCATCCTGATGCAAACAGTTGCCATTGTCAAAGGCCTGGACACCACTGGGGCTCTCATCTAATCCTCTAAAGAACACTGTCAGGCAGTGCTATTGTTCTGAGAAGGGACCTGGGTGCAGACaggtcaagtgacttgcccagtaGGAGAGCTGTTAGCACAAGgaactggtggtggtggtgaggggggcGAACCCATGTCTGTGGGACCTTAAATCCaaaagttctctctctttctcatagaAGTGTGCAGTTGTGCATGTGcgtggccccccccccccctcacgtGCCCAAATTGCACCACAGCCTTGTCCCGCCAGAGTTAGAACAACACAAATTTGCTTTCTTACACTTCTGGGGGTCAGAAATTTAGAAGTATCAATAAAGCTTCAAAGGAAGATCTTGCCTTGCTTGCTTTTTCTAGCTTCCAGAGACAGCTGGCTTACCTTGGCTGGGGGTCCCTTCTGCCATCTTTACAGCCAGCAGCTTCCTGCCTCTGTTGTCACATGTCCTACTTACTGACTCTgttctcctgcttccctctctgaggACCTGgaggcccacccagataatccaggataacctcCCCATCTCAGGATCCTTTACTTAATCACGCCTGTAAAGTCCCCTTCGCCTTGTAAGGTGACATACAGCATCCACAAAGTCTGGGGATTGGAATGTGGATGTCTGGGGCAGTGGAGTCAGCCCCCCATTCCTCCTTAGAGTCAACCAGGGTTGTCAGTGTCTTTGAATCCATCCACACATATTTCATCTATAATAAGTTAAATGCATGTTTATAGCCTCCCCCACCCATTTTTTACATACAAATGGCATCATTTCATATCAGTTCTCAAagaatttccttcttcctcttctttttttttgtggaggCTACatcaaatccatttttttaaagtttttttttttttaaagaatttatttatttattcatgagagacacagagagagaggcaggcagagatgcaggcagagggagaagcaggatccatgcagggagcccgatgcgggactcgatcctgggactgaggTGCTACCTGAGGTGGCTGGGAGGGCAAAGTCGTGGTCACCATAgtcccgggggtggggtgggcaggagcaggggaggatgCCTTCTTCCTGGCCTTGTCACGAGCGGAAGGTTTATCCTCTAGAACACATTGGTGGTCTCTTTGGTCCCTTGGGCATTACGAGTCtccagccagggccctggggcttTTGCTAGGAGCTTGGCCTGGGGTCCCACAGCCCTCATCACTACCCTGGCTTCTTCCCATCTCTGGGCTGTGGACATGCTACTTCTTCCTCTTAGAAACTGTCATTTCCTCTCAGATGCTCAAGGGATGCCAGTGCCCCATCACAACTCTCGGAGCCCCAGAGTCTCCCCGGAACAATTGCAGAATGTCTGTGGAGCTACCTGGACTCAAGTCTGCTTCCTCATAGGCCTGGAAGATCTGTGAGGCTGAGACGCCCTTGCACGGGCCTGACACACCCAGGCCGCGCTAGCAAGTGCTGACGAACAAGCAGGAAGAGGCAGGCCCACTGACTGACCTGCATTTTCTCCTTGCAGGGTGTCCCCTTCTCCGGGAAAATCCAAGGGGGTCTCCAGGACGGACTTAAAATCACAATCAGTGGGACCATTCTTTACTGCAATGGAACCAGGTACCTGGAACTGTTTCTTTCCTCCAGACTCTGCCCTTAGCAAACCGTGGCGGCCATCAGCTCAGGTTGTTTCACCCAACACCCCCTGAGCTGCCTGTGCCCGGCCCGGTATCACTTCCTTCATTTCCCATAACTGCCCAGAACCCTCATTTGGCTGatctagatttattttaaacttgttATCAAGTGCATTTTGGTCTCTGTTTCAAGATCTTTTCAGGGAAATGCTAAGTTGGTTCAAAATACAAACACCCCTCTCGtgccctttccccctcctccttttcaaGGGAGCATCACCGGGGAACAGGGAGGAGCTTGCCATCTCTGCAGAGGCTGGAGGCCCCTCTGAAGCTCGTGCAGTCACTGTAACGACTGCAGCGTCCAGGTGGCATGAGGCAGTGGGGCTCTTGCCCAGTTTGCATGGGGTCTGTGTACCTGGGGGATACACAGAGGACACGTGGTCCTCTCTCTTGGAAGCCCTTCTCTTGGTCCTCTCTTTCATCACCTCCCAGGGGTCTGGGACCTCCTGGATCCCTTCATACCACTCCCAGGCCCTCGATTCTAGACAACTTCCTCCACCTTGGCTTTCCCTGCTGGGTGGATATGGCCATGCAGACCGTGGGTCTTCTCTGAGAGACCTCAGGGCCCCCAGGAGACTCTGAGGGGAGCAAGGCCAAGAGTTCCCTACTCCTTACCAGCAGGGGACTTGGGGGCCTCGGCCTCTGAATGtccctttctccccctgcctctctctcctccagcacCAGGATGGCTTTCTACTCCCATCCTGTCCAACAGagacgcaccccccccccccctccccccccccccccgccaaagcTCCTGCCCTCATCCTTCCCTGGGGGCAGGGATTTTCTAAGGtggggatttgttttttttttcttttttatgattttatttatttattcatgagagacacagagagagaggcggagacacaggcagggggagaagcaggctccccatggggagcccaatgcaggactcgatcccaggaccctgggatcacgacctgagctgaaggcagatgttcaactgctgagccacccaggtgcccctaaggatTTTTCTAAGCTGGAGGGAAAAATACACCCagagacatttctttctttctttttttaagatctatttattcatgagagacacagagagagagaggggcagagacacaggcagagggagaagcaggctccatgcagggagcctgacatgggactcgatccccggtctccaggatgaggccctgggctgaaggaggcgctaaaccactgagccacccgggctgcccacccaGGGACACTTCAGAAACAATATTCTCCATTTCCAGAAGAATACAGGCTTAGACCTGCTGCTTCCAGAGTCCCTGGCAGCCTCCTTTCTCAGAAGGAGGGCTGGCTGGGTTCAGGGCCATGGCAGTTTCCTGTGGGGCCTGCTGGCTCGGAGCTACCTGGTGTTGAGGACAATATCCAGAACTCACGTCCTCTAGCAAGAaatcaagcaggctctgcaggaaTTTAATAGAATGTCTCCTAAGGCCCACCCCTGGGCTTGACGCTGTGGGGGCTGTGGATGACAGGAGAGCACTGGGCGGTAGCTGGGGAGACCAGAGTGACCCCGAGAAGCAGGTGGCAAATGAGGCTGgtgctgagttcagggaaggCTGGGGTAAGACAGAGGTACCTGGGAGGAGAACCTCAGATTGGAACTTGTTTTAGGACCAGCAAACGTTTATTGTGCCCCTTTTGTGAGCCAGGCTCTTTGCAAAGTTCTTTGTTTTAATTCCTCACCTTAGAGCCATGGCTGTACCCAAAGGTGGTTTTGATGGTGAGGGGGCTTCCTCTGAGGAGAGATAGGAACGGGCGTTTACTTGGTTGGGGGCCTCCTGAACACCGCCTCACTAAGCATCCCCAGAGAAAAGAAGTCACTCAGCTCCCAGGGTATGGTGACCTGAGAGTAGTGTGGTTCAGGATGATCACAAATGACAAACAGTGCAGAGCTGGGGTCTGATCTGGGTCCAGGCCTGCCTGCTGACTTCAGGGCCACCTCCCCACACATCATGCGTGAGACACAAGCCAACCTCcattgagagacagacagacatatgGAAATCTCTTATGCCTGGAGCTACTGTTTAATCGATGTTTCTCTATTAGTAACTACCTTTGTAGGTATATTTCATCAATTTCACAtgttctccttcttcttcccccattttttaaaaaagatattatttatttatttgagagagagatcacaaatgggggaaaggtagagggagaagcagactccctactgagcagggagcccgatgtggggctccatcccaggaccctgggaccatgacctgagccgaaggcggacgcttaaccaacagagccacccttGTGCCCAATTTCACacattctttaaatttgttttctttttttgcaattgAGCTGATGGAGAATGAATGGCCTCCAAGTATCAACTTGGCATGAAAGTCACTTGCTTCTGGGCACATTTCTTGACTTCCGTCTCTGATATAAATCTGAATCCGTGTTCAAGCCCTATGCTTCTTGTTGCTAGTGTCAACATTTTTCTCTACCCATTTCCTATGTATTTTTGGAAAATCACACTGTAAGGGCAAATTGCAATCACTGCACAAAAACACAGGAAGTACAAATTAGGTGACTAGGAAGGATAGTAACCAACCAAGGACAGGCCCAAACCTGCCATACAAGTTGCACGCAGGTCCAGGTCTACAGACTGACACAATCCCAAGTCAAAGGCTCAAAGGCACAAGGCTGCCCCCTCTGCGGGCGATAAACCAGGCTACAGAAGGctgtctgctttccctctgctaGGTTTGCTGTGAACTTTCATAGTGGCCACAGCGACAGTGACATCGCCTTCCACTTCAACCCTCGCTTTGAGGAGGGTGGATATGTGGTCTGTAACACGAAGCAGaaaggatcctgggggtcagagGAGAGGAAGATGCATATGCCCTTCCAGATGGGGAATCCATTTGAGCTCTGCTTCATGGTGAACAGCTGCGATTTCAAGGTGAGCAGTGACCCCCACTTCCTGCTGTCTACCTCCCAGCCCCATCGCATGTGagccttcacttttttttaaaagattatacgtatgtatgtattgagagagtgcaagcagtgggagagggggagagagaatctcaagttgaCTCTACTGAGCataagagcctgatgcagggcttgatcctacgaccctgagaccgtgacctgggccaaaatcaagagttggactctcaaccaactgcgccacccaggtgcctcctatAAAGCATGGGAGCTTTTAAGTAATCACACGTGCAGTGCCATTACCCAGCAGCACCTTCCCCTTGTAGGGGTGCTTCTGGGGTTACAGTCTCCTCACACACCTTCCCCTGCATCTACAGGCACACATATCACTTCTTTTACTCAGGAAATAAGAACTAGATACATCACCATGGTGCTTTTTGGCCCTACAGATCTTTAAAGTTCTAGTTAATCCTATTCCTTTGCTGTAGCCATTCCTCCACTGCAGGTCCAGGATAACACTTGTTTTTCAGTAATGTTGTTGcagccttttcttctttctcttagatagatttatttatttatttatttatttatttatttatttatttatttattcattcattcattcattcaattgattgagagagagagaacacaagctggggagagagagagaggcagactccccgctgagcagggagcccgatgtggggcttgatcctaggaccctgagatcatgacctgagccactaaactgactgaaccacccaggtgcccctatattgtTCAGGCTTTATCCAGGTTCTAGGGATGGCTTAGTTTTGTTGTGCATTGCACTGGTAAACAGAGTGGTGTATCTGGGCTTGGGAGACAGGTGGGGGGGGGAGTATCCCCGTGTCTGTCCTCCATGTGGGGGTGGATGTGCCTCCCACTCAATGTACAACCCAGGGttgcctctcctctgctccctatGAACATGtttatgcatatttaaataaaacctcaGGGAAGCTCAGATTAGAAAGAGAAACTGACTGCAATAAACAACCATAAGAACCCAAAAAGTCAAGAAGAGCCAATTAGAGACTAGGTTCAGATACACTTTGGATCTTGTTGTTGTAAGGCCATGTTCCATGTAAGCTCTGAAGGCTGGTGCCCCTGACCTCCCAGGGGACAGATGTGAAAACCAGACATAGGTCTTAATTCCTGGGAGCAGGGGCACAGATCTTCTGCCTTGGCCTGAGACCCCTCTTCTGGAATATGCATTTGTCTTGGCAGGTGATGGTGAACGGGAGCCATTTTATGCAGTATTCACATCGCGTGCCCTTCCACTGTGTGGACACCCTCTCCATCACTGGGGCTGTGCAGCTGTCCTACATTAGCTTCCAGGTCAGATTGTCCACTTGGCACTTGTCTCAGAGGCCGAGTGTGGGGCCCCATCTAGCTATACTTCCTGTTGGGTGGGCCTGATGATAACAGCCAATCTCCTACCCAGGTGACTCTGGGGATACCCATCCAGCTCCCCTGTCTTGTCCTTCTGTGTTCCTGTCTTTGTCCAGAACACTCGCCTCAGTCTCTCAGACTCCCAGGCCactcctctctcattctctacTTCTACCACGGTCAGGAGGCCATGTGGATCCAGAAAGAATTTGGGAATCTAACGGAATCTAGCTCAAGTCTGCACGTTGTCATCCACTGCAGGCTCTGAGACAAGCGACTTTGCCTCCCCCAGCCTCAGTTCCCCCATCTGTGGAAGGGGCATAGTCACTGCTGTCCCAGTGGCAATATATGTCAGAGGTCACAAAACGGCCTGTATGGGCCCACGCCAGGCTCTATTTGATCTTCTCTGTGTTTTAACGTTTTTGAATGTGTTGCCAGCATCTAAAaggtcaggagaaaaaaaaaataaaataaaaggtcaggAGAAGAAGTTTCTGCATTCTGGAGATGGCTGGTGGTACCAGCTACACCATCATaggaatgtacttaatgccactgagccGTACACTTTAAATTGGTTGagattggaaatttttaaaaagattttatttattgattcatgagagacagagggagagagagagaggcagagacacaggcagagggagaagcaggctccatgcagggagcccgatgtgggactccatcccgggactccaggatcatgccctgggctgaaggcagccgctcaactgctgagccacccagggatcccccgagatGGGAAATCttatttaccacaatttaaaaagaaaaagtcaggtgGTATCACATGGAAATCTGGATTTCTGGCCATTTTGAAAACCAAGAGGATGGAAGACACTGGACCTATGTTCCCACAGGCCTGTAGGAGGCTGGGTGGAGCTGCTGTCACCACTTTCAGTCTGTGCTCACTGAGATGAGAAAAGCACACAGTAGGCCTGCAACAGATGCAAGCTCCTTTCTGTTTTGTCCTAATCTCTCATATTCCCTCCCTACTGGGGGGAGAGAGCAGGGAacgagagagagatggaggggagTAGGGGTGTGGGGAGAGAGCTCGTGGCCTGCTGTCCCTCGCTGGAGCCTAATCCCTGCCTCTGGCCCTCCGTGTGATCCTgagtgccctcccctccccttcctgccagGCTTCCTCCCTCTGGCCCAGGCGCCTGCCCTCTAGCTCCACTAATGTTTCTCTTCACGCTGTGGTGCCTTTTGTTTTAACAGAACACCCGAGTTACCATTACCCAGCCTGCCTTCTCCACGATGCAGTTCCCCCAGACTGCCTGTTTCCCACCCAGGCCCAAGGGGCGAAAGCCAAAAGTGAGTTGGATGTGGAGGCCTTGGAGGCTGAGCACTcagcaggaaggacagagggtCCAAGAGGCTGGTTCCAGCAGGCAGGCCCCATCATGCCCACCCATAGCTGCCCTGTCTGCACCACACCACCTGGGCCGAGCTGAGGACCTGGGGGTTGGCCTtggctctctcttcccctccttacCCCTGTGGTGCTCCCATGCCTCTCCATCCGCACACCACTGCCTTCCTCAGGCTAGGCCATCTGACCCCTGACTACAAAGACCATTGGTCTagttccccacccaccccacccactgaGACCCTGACCCTTGTACATCCAAATCTGATTGCATCCTCTCCCTGCTTAAACATCTTAAAGGCTCCATTCAAGGTCTTCTAGTAAAGCCTGGATTCCCCAGCAGGATGTGCAGAACCCTGCCCAGCCCCCCAGTCCTGCCCCAGCCCACCTCCTGGCCACACTCCCTCACTTGAGGCTTTCTTGGGCTACCATACTTTTGGCACCTGCAATCCCAGTGCTGACAGCATTCTGCGCCACCCCTCCCCAGCTGACCTTAACCAGCCCTTCAATGTTCTGCTTAAATGTCACTCTTTTGGAGCATCTTTGGTGCTTGGAACATCATCGGGTGCTCCCCGGTGACCCGGTGGACTTCGTCCATATCCGTGCTATGCCAGCTACCACATCCTGTTGTAACTGTGCTTACATGTCTGTCCCTGTCACtccggcccctcctcccccacacccacAAGCCCGTTGTGGGCTGGGATTGTGGCTTGTTCATCTGTATCCCCCCACTTTGCACAGTGCCTGAGCAAGCAGCAGGGACTCCAGGAATGTGGGGTGTGGCGTGCACAGCCAGCAGAATGGGAGACTGGCCAGGGCAAGGATAGTCTGGGGGGGAGAGGGTTAGAACAATAAGGGAAGCAGGGCCCAGCCCTTCCTGTGGCTACTGGAGCGGTGGGGGGCTATAGGAAGGGGTGCCTCTCTACCCAGCTTTCCATAGTCCATCGAGGTCCCAAGAGGGCATGTGCTTCCTGCCGAGATGACTTCAGGGCTGGGCAAGCTTCGGGGAGTCTTTGCAGGGCAGTCCAGTCCGACTTTGGTTCTGGCCTGGAGAGGACAGGGTGTGGCAGATATGATCAACCAGAACTGGGTAGCATTTGGGATCCTATCACTTGTACCTGGAGGGGCTTGGGCAAGTGGATTGGCCTCTCTGAGCGTCGCAGCCTCACTAGTGAAACAGGAGCTGAGGGTGCCTCCCCGGTGGAAGTGCTGGAGCCcgagcctggggcagggccttCACTGAGGGCTTCACCTGACAGTAAGATTCAGCACTGCATTTCATGGTTTTGCCTCTGGGAGCTGAGGGAGGCTGTGGTCTCTCCCTCTGGAGGAGCCAATGACACATCCTCGctcctgtgcccccccccccaaccagagCGTACCTGGGATGGATTGGGGGGGAGAGTCTGGGGCTACTGGCTCTGGAAAGCTTGATGGGGGGCAGGAAGTAGGCGAGCATGAGTCTGGGGAGGCCTTTTTTACCACGGTTTCTGCCAGCATCGCCCCCGGAATATAACAGCAACATTAACTACCGTTTTGCTTTTCTCATCCCGGTCAGTCTCCAGGCGTTTGGCAGAGCAACTCAGCTCCCATCGTAAGTTTCTCGAGTTCTCCTGGGATCCCTCTCATTTTGCTTCTCCCACGTGTtagaaggaggaggcagggcaggcaCCGGGCCTCTCCcactgtgtgtgggggtggggggtgggggagtggttCGCCCTCATGAATTGGGGAACAACCTGAATTGCCACCTTTCTGCTCAAGGCCCCACCTTTCCATGAACAGCCACGGGGCCCGAGGCCCCACATT
The Vulpes vulpes isolate BD-2025 chromosome 2, VulVul3, whole genome shotgun sequence genome window above contains:
- the LGALS9 gene encoding galectin-9 isoform X1; amino-acid sequence: MAFSSSQPPYLSPGVPFSGKIQGGLQDGLKITISGTILYCNGTRFAVNFHSGHSDSDIAFHFNPRFEEGGYVVCNTKQKGSWGSEERKMHMPFQMGNPFELCFMVNSCDFKVMVNGSHFMQYSHRVPFHCVDTLSITGAVQLSYISFQNTRVTITQPAFSTMQFPQTACFPPRPKGRKPKSPGVWQSNSAPITQTIIHTVQTTPGQPFPNPIIPPMAYPTPTYPMPFFTSIPGGLYPSKSIIVSGTILPGAKRFHINLRSGNDIAFHLNPRFNENTVVRNTQINNSWGSEERSLPRKMPFVQGQSFSVWIMCEGHCFKVAVDGQHLFEYYHRLKNLPAINNMEVAGDVQLTHVQT